The genomic window GCAATACCCATCACTCTGGTCTAAAGTGGTTAGGATGATCTAGTCTTCCAGGTTGGGGGTGGGTTACTGTGATGAGCCAACCCCTCATCCAGTGCAAACTTtgtcgtttaaaaaaataccaaaaaacaaGCCTCTGATCTAgactaataaaacatataagcaACTGGAACTAAGAAACAGAATGATAATGGGGacgatataaaaattttaaatcataaaaggttagaaaaacaaatttaccatactaaattattatatactctcaCTTGGTGAATATTGTAATTCTAaagtatttagaaaaaaaataaagtattaatttcctctttaactcaaattttatacatagactttttttatatatatacatttattcaacAAAAACTATCTAAACAAATTAGCATAACAAGAGGAATAAcaagtgtaaataataagaGTAACATGAATGATATGATTAAAGTAGCCacccattaatttttaaaaattttgcaaAAGGTTACAACACCGCTTTCTTTTTAACCAATGAATTAGATGTGAATTAGAGTGTAAGAATGgcaaagtttttttataagagagTTAGAATGAGTTTAGAGTTGTTTATGAAAGCATGGCATGTGTAGAAGATATGTGCTTCCTCTTCTATTGTTTTCATACAGTCATTATGTTGagttaaattagaaatatagatCAGAGCatcagaattaaaaaaaaatagacttaaaaaataaaaattgaattacaacTGTAATCTACACAAGTATTCTATTGACGCACATGACTTATAAAGGATTAATTTGGATTTGtgaacttatataaaatataagctatattacttatattaactttatactcataactttgataaaatattatggtcaaTATTCTATGGAAAAGTtatagcaattttttttctttttataatgaattcccaagttttaagataaaattgtGTAACAATGAAATTTGTTTACAAGTAAACAATCTAAACATACATCACGATTATATGTTTGATGCTTTAAGTCTTAATAGGTGAGtctatttagattaaaaattgtcctataataatttaaagtagtaTTAACTTGTGGTAATCGCAATAACAGAATTTCCTAAGAATATTACGACATAATCTCACAATAACCGCAATAAccgataaatacttaaaaatcttACCGGAAACAGTCTAGAAGTTTTGAAGCAATTCCATTTTTACGACAATCCCATTTAGTCCATATACGATTAACACCAACTTTAACAGGATACGATTCTTCAGAAACAATAACCATGTCTTCTGTTTCAGTTTCTAGATTACGATAAGCCTCAGATATTAGTTCTACTACTAGACATCCAATCACTtgtttatctttaatatacaaataaacctgaaataataattcccaattttataaatatgttaattattaatatcaagtaATTAAActagtaaaaatcaaaaaaaaaaaaatacctttttaGTCGTAGGCAAAACAGAATTTTGTGTGTTAAAGCCAAGTTCTACATCAACAAATGATATAACTTCTAAAGCTTTTGTACATGCCATTTTAGAATCTGAGCCCGATATAACAACAATACGTTCAGTAGTGTCTTGATAAAgaactttttcatttttaaaactctaaaacattagatataagttaaaattataaaaggaaacaatttattttaatcaacatacattatacttaaaaatatcctTGGCTGTATGGTATTTATCATGTTCCGCTTCATCTTCTGGTTCACCTCTTGAATAATATAGACCACATTGTTGGCACAAAAAACCACCAAATTTCTTTTGACCAGCATCAATTTGATACTGAGTAGCATcaataattcttttaattcTTCGTGCTGTTGGTTTTCCactagaataaataattaaaaatgtatttttataaataataactaataatttaagttcaaCAATTAATACACCATTACCATGCAACTTGACTTGGTGAAGGTGTCTGATTGGTAAAAATAGGGAACAATTTTGTTTGTGGTGATTCATTTAAGGTTACAGAAGTATCACATGAAGTATTTGATTCATCTAtgaccatattattaaattcaaatgtacttgatacactaaaaaataattatataattattttaatttaatggtttacatagtatttatattccataaataaaattaattttattatggttgctttttttttatttactttttttgagaTGAATAAGCTGAGTGATAATTTCCATCAATAGCATAAGCATCTTTAATCAAATCTGGCATTTGACatcttaaaatagtattttggcTTTGTATATCTGACTTCAAACGTTTAGAATCTAGCCCTTCACATGAATCttcatctaaaaattatttataattattaaaattattattgaatgcaATGATGTAAATTTCAGACCTgatacaactaaaaaaaaccttttataaatatatatattattactatatgtatttatcgGGCTAGAGCAGGGGTCAGCAACCTTTTTGGTGTCAGGGgccaaaaaatttataaaaaaatttcacgggccatacactttattttatttacagtttatcaactaacataaattcataatgtaGTATtgctaattataaattgaaatcgcGGGCCGCATAAAACCGCTTCGCGGGCCACATGTAACCTAGGCAACAGCATCAGCTATTAAACATCAATTACCACACCActgattgaattaattatacctaagtaggtattaacattttaatttttacgtaaTTCAATTAGCTTAATAttctaacaaataaatttaataataatttaatttacataatttattataatttataactaatttcaTACCATCTTGATCTTCATGATTTCTTTTTGTAGAATTTGACGAAAGACCAGGGTAGCGTACAGCTGTCGAATCATTATCATCATCTTCTTCATCATCCAACAAATCAATTAATTCATTGACTTCTTGTCCAATTTGTTCTATTGTACCATCATCAAGTATTTCTGTGTTATTGAAATCTGAATAATCGACTGTGCTCATCCTATTTTCATCACCCCAGTtaacaactttaaaattaaagctatTATCTTTTCtgcaagaaaaaattaaaaatattaaaaatagaacaattttattttaaaaaaaaaaacattaagtaaaaaaagaaaagagtTTTACCTGATTGGTATGTCATTATGAATTActtttgatttgaaaaattttctgTTATCAGaatcttcaatttttatacgttCAGGTTTTTcctgtttaatatattctgtCCATACGTTTTTTGAAGATGATTTAGAAGtatcaaaatagtttttcttaactttttcttGTTCTTCATGGTTTTCAATGAAATCATCTTTTTCTTCACATACTTCAattttgatgatattttttttaattgtaggcTTCTTTTTAAATGGTAATGTAACACCCGGAAACAAATTTaccttagattttttttcatgactAGTTGATCTTGGTCTTTTCTTACTTGTTGATTTTGTATCTTTGAATAGTTTAGCTTTTACCTttggattataatttaagcgAGTAAATCTTTTAATACGGAGATCTTCTATTGATATCTGCAAAGAAACAAATacgattattaaatgatttttaaactaggtatgcatattataatattgtgccaaatttgtaaataaaacatataggtatatacaatattttaaaatgcaagtatctattaaattatcagttatttatttaacatttttacctgATTACTGCCATAaaagtttaatgtttttactcCTAATACAGTCTTGTTGTTTAAACTTTTCTTAGGAGTTTTAGCTTCTTTATTAGTCTCTGATTCAAAGGGTGttgtgttaacatttttaattcgtcTAGAATTTGGAGTTTCCTCAATGATAATTGTTGCTGAACATGTATGTCCATTCTTTGATCCTGACATAAGTCTTTCAAATTTATCACTCATTGTGGGACTTAATTCAGTGATTGGAGTGCAATTCATGTTAAAAGACGTATCCGGTGAATCGAGATCATACACTTCAGGAGAAGATTGTAAAGGAACAATGTCATGGCTGTCTTCATCCCAGTTGTCTACTGGGAACAATTCACGCTTTCGATTTGTAAAAAATGGCGATGGTTCAGTCTTACGTAAACGAAGAGACTTACGAGGAGTGGTAAAAGCAGACATCCTtatcctaaaaaaatataaatactatataggtactatattaaatatagcaaaatattttgtgaactATCTTTAGAGAAGAACTTACACGAAGATAAGACCGaggagttaatttaaaaattaataatgtggtTGAACTGAAAACTCGAATACGAAAACTGCCGTTCGATCGTCATTCATTACTCCATTAATGACTGCCAGACTGCCGAATGAACTTACTGGTGAAGTAGTGTTCGTTACATTGTTGTTTTGGAGGGAAAACGTCCAATCAATGTGTTCGTTTTTGGATTTCTGGTAGCCACCGTTatgttatcagttatcacaattcaaaacattttcaggcatgatataggtataatattcttaatagtTAATCATGTTTAAAGCACGATATATTTAACCGTTTTTTAATGAAGAAATCGTAGTATGCAGCACACcatcgttttaataatatattattccattCATCTCGTTGCTAATGTATATTTCGCTCTTCGCTCATAAGCCAtagacataattaataaacaattttattttaatatgtcaaTAGTTTCGCAGTTTCGCTATATCGTCGTGGTTATCAGGAttcagaatatatatatatataaggtagtatgaaaatatactATGGTCACAGAATAATGTGCTATGGTTACAATGCGGTATATTATCTTGAGATTTAGCCAATCACAAAGCCTGATATCTCGGTTCTTGTTATCATGATGATATGTGAAATAATTGTGAACCTCGAAGGCGAATGGTAGAGTAATATTACTCTATgatgttaatacttaatattaaattattaatttttatttaattcgtgCCTTAGACCATGTGCTTATTTTTGTACACCCATTAATACCCATTGTATAGAAtgagtttattattgtattgtacataatgtgattgtttatttagattctctatcaaaaaaatacatttatcaattatcagtaaaccattatttttgCGTAATAATTTCTTACTACTCTGTAGCCAGTTACTAGTTAGTATGGGCATACCGTACGGCTGTTCCATCATAGAAGATGttgatatttctaattttaaccTATGGTAAAATTTACTTGAGtagtatatttactataattaggtattataacttataagttataatacttttgattattatagtgttCTTTATTGGCaattaacacattatttttgaatttattttctccATGCTCCGTTCGTTAAATTCCTGTTGATGCATTCGCATTAGTTATTATCAGTTACCGcactaataatatgtaagtattttattggttaatacttaatattatttattattttaaaaatacttaacaccaataacttaaaaatgttgaaatagtacctgccatttttttttttacactaattaaactcatcattaaaataatgagattCTGTCGCTGGGTGATTCCTTTATCAATCCCATGTGTTAGAGgccattgttttatatattatataattttgtaaaacatttaacCATTTAGGTGTTATTTCTTcagtttattgtattaaatttattatataaagatgGGCTGTAgaattttcaaagaaaaatctaaaaatgtatttttgttcgATGTTACTTAATGGTCTTAAAACAGTTTTGAGTCTACAGATTTTGTTAtttgcttttaaattaaaattaattattaatcattattaatattatgttaattaataatacattttgtatttattagtttttactagAAGAGCTCTAATCATCATATAGTACATTAATAATCAGAGGAAACTAAGGTATGCAGcccaatattttacaatgataaacTGCATTATAGTATAGTGGCGCTGAACACGTGTAGCTAATGGGGTAATGAccccaaatatttttttatggggTGGATTGGTGAATAATTGGTGActgattgatatattataggtataatatcatataacataataaatagtaaatggaATTACTGATATtcagtattaaatttgaagtatAACACTAATTAACTGAATTCAGTCAGCAAATATCTATGCTGAATGAGTCATGGGTACCCAAACAAGAGTACcccagtaatttaaaaaaagttccGCGACCACTAgtattgtatagatattaatgttttatcctaaataatgtattattgttaattaattaatcagcTGTCAGCAATCTCCTAACCCAACATATTAATTGAGCTCGGTATGCTGTAGTATGTCAGCATATCATTGTATTCTATGTactgttgaaataataataataataatgtttattcaaataattgaataaaacagGCCTAGTCTCAGTGGtacataatgattaaaattatactacgaCTAATATATAGAGAaagaataatatgatttacataaataataaaaataataatagaatataattatcatacagTATA from Aphis gossypii isolate Hap1 chromosome 1, ASM2018417v2, whole genome shotgun sequence includes these protein-coding regions:
- the LOC114128645 gene encoding N-acetyltransferase ESCO1-like — protein: MSAFTTPRKSLRLRKTEPSPFFTNRKRELFPVDNWDEDSHDIVPLQSSPEVYDLDSPDTSFNMNCTPITELSPTMSDKFERLMSGSKNGHTCSATIIIEETPNSRRIKNVNTTPFESETNKEAKTPKKSLNNKTVLGVKTLNFYGSNQISIEDLRIKRFTRLNYNPKVKAKLFKDTKSTSKKRPRSTSHEKKSKVNLFPGVTLPFKKKPTIKKNIIKIEVCEEKDDFIENHEEQEKVKKNYFDTSKSSSKNVWTEYIKQEKPERIKIEDSDNRKFFKSKVIHNDIPIRKDNSFNFKVVNWGDENRMSTVDYSDFNNTEILDDGTIEQIGQEVNELIDLLDDEEDDDNDSTAVRYPGLSSNSTKRNHEDQDDEDSCEGLDSKRLKSDIQSQNTILRCQMPDLIKDAYAIDGNYHSAYSSQKNVSSTFEFNNMVIDESNTSCDTSVTLNESPQTKLFPIFTNQTPSPSQVACGKPTARRIKRIIDATQYQIDAGQKKFGGFLCQQCGLYYSRGEPEDEAEHDKYHTAKDIFKYNSFKNEKVLYQDTTERIVVISGSDSKMACTKALEVISFVDVELGFNTQNSVLPTTKKVYLYIKDKQVIGCLVVELISEAYRNLETETEDMVIVSEESYPVKVGVNRIWTKWDCRKNGIASKLLDCFRKNYAYGHILTLHEIAFTVPTRAGKQFIKKYTNKNDYFVYTGW